AAAAAAGCCCCGCCCCTTACAGGACGCCTCAGGCAAGCGCGCACCTCAGCGATTGGAAGCTACGCCCCTTCTGACAGGGGACCAAAGGGTGTTTTTGTAAAAGTGGAAACAGTTGAAGGGGATTATGGGACATGAACACGCACATTACCAGGGGGACGCCAACTCTGAACGCCACCGACGAGGCGGTCCAGTGTTCGAACAGACAACACGGTACAGCTTCACTAAAACTGAGCCTACATACAGGTACTGCACTGTCCAGACTATGGCTACTCAGCACATCGAACAACACGCTACACACATAGCAACTCCTACTGGTGATTATATCTTGTTGATGCATGTGTTGGAAGTTTCGTCTTTGGCTGAGTTCCCTCTCAGAGTCCAGACGTGTGGACGGACGCTGTGAGGGAAGGCCGTTCAGAACGAAGAGAGGGGTTTGTCAGGTCAGCTCCTGGTTCTGCCTCGGTCCCACCCTGGTCCGGTTTGGTTCGGGTCAGAGCGTGATTGTCGCGTTAGAGACCACAAACAGCCGACTACGGCCAGAACCACGTTCACGCACCAGAGTCAGGCTGCGTTCGCACAGACACGACAAAAGAACGACGCACAGGTTGAATCTCACGGTGTAACACAGAGTGTGAACGCAGCCTGGCAGACTGAGGATGGTGGTTTGATTATTAACATGGTGCTGATGGAAAATTCTGCTCTATAGCTGCTACTACTCAGATACTACAATGCCCCATGATGTCACACTCACATGCATATATACATGTCCATTAATATTTATTCTAGCCTATTCTCGTGTCGTGGATTTTCTAAGAAATGATGACACACATCTTAAAGCTGCACTCAGCAACACGACACCGATGCGGCTCCAGGATTAAAGTTTGGTCCTGTGTGGTTTAACGTCATGTTCTAATTAGTGTGAATCAGTTTATCTTCTATGTGATGGTCCCACTTTGTAATTTAATCTCACACAGATACTTAATATTCCTCTCTGAGGCGTAAATCTATTCCTAACTTCACATGCcacattattaataataatttcatttgatttgttaatCAGTTAAACACCATGCACCATATTGATATTTCCACAGAAACTGATTTTAGGTTAGTGATTAAAGTTCAATTCTACCTGTGTGTTGTTATGAATCTGTTAATAAATCAAAGTTCATTAGTCACGTTAGTtacttcatatttaaaattCACTGGAATGGATGCAGCTGTTCACAGATACCACGCTTTATATTCCACAATAGTTTGATATGAACTCTCACCAAGTGCAGCTCTAAGTCTGTGTGAAAAGCTATTCAGGCTAACGAATCTCCTCTAAGCGCTACAGGTCTGGACTACGATAGGCTGTGCTCTGCTGTCCGTCAAACTCTGGACACACCCCTTGTgatggagagaaataaacaacacagagagagaaactcacacatctgtacaacaactacaacaacaacaacaacaaaacttaTTTTGCTCGCAACTCTTTCTTTGTCAGCCCCTAAAAAtgaattcctcctcctccacctcgtGCACGTACTCGTACTTATACTCGTACTTATACTCGTACTCGTACTCGTACCACGTTATGACCAGCGGCTCTTCCACACACGTTGCTGTGTGGACTGTTGACAGGCAGGTCCTTCGCTTTTTTCCGGGGTTGGGGGGGGAAGGAAAGAGGGGTGGGAGGTTAGAAAGGACGCAGGCAAAGAATGAGGAGACAATTAGCAAACACAAGAATGAAACCAGTCGCCTAAACGGGGGTGAAGTGGATATTCATAAGGTGTGGGGGGGTTTTAGTAGTAATACATATGATATTTTACAGTGGGGGGGGAAGAAGATGGCCGACAGAGAGAGCTGTCTTCACCTCCTTTCTGTCTccttcactttttttaaaacacctcCCACCGtcaccctctgtctctctccatccctctagcccctccctccctccctccctccttctatGGCTCTTCAGCAGGACACCTCCATGGTGTGGGTGACTGTGCCGACCCCCTCGGTGCTGTCGGAGTGGGTGCAGGCCCGAGAGCGGGACCCGTCCATGGAGCCGGCGCTGGTCAGGGAGGCCGTCCTGGAGCGAGCCAGGCGGGTCATGCTGGCGGAGGGCActggggttggggggggggaaacatgGGGAATGGAGGGAACAGAGAACAAAGAAGAGTTCAGCATCACatcttgtaaaaaaagaaaagagaagtgagATCAGTTGATGTCGGGGGGGATATGGGGGAGTTCATGCTAATGTCAAGAAGTAAAGAATATCTGGTTCTGCTGGTGAGACGCTGCCTCGCTCAGCTCGTCTGGTTCAACACAGTGTCAGCGACATGCTGGAGAAATTCAGGCCTCAGTTAGTTGTGTAGCAAACTCCTCAAtataatattattgttattgaatCGTATTAAATTACACATTAATATTAGTCAAGTCATGAAAGGCATTATGGGTGAAGGGGCCTTGAGTTATTTCACAGTTTAGAATAAACTCTGAAGCTCGATTATCCAAACTGTTAAgattatatctttaaaaaaaaaagtataatttatTAAATTCATCCAGTAGAAATGTACCAACATTATATGTTAAATATAACTGGACCACATTTTAATGATAAATTTAACATAAGTGACGTAGCTGCATCTAAGAGTTTATCTAGTTAACGTAGCTTGATTTACTGTTTGGCCACATGGGGGCAGCACCGCGAACCTACCAGAATTTAGTCCAATTTCCTCTCAGTTAGCAACAAGCTAGTTGTGTTCAAACAATTTGAATAagtttacattttcttaaaggAACTACATTTAGAGTTCTTTCTTCTAAAGCGTCAACAACTGTTCATTTTCATACGTCAATCATTTTAAAGTCTGAAGGCTCCGAGCTAGCTGAAGGCCATGCAAAGAGCAGTACTGGAGATGTGATGGTAAAGGAacggggggggagggggagtaaaaactgtttatttttccattagAGGAAAAATTGTTTTTGATAAAACAAAGATGGGCAAAAGTAAAGATTCCATAACAGCCCCAATAAAAGTGTATTaatagcaacaaaacaaaaaaaaaatcaacataaaTTTCAAGATGCCAGTATCATCGAACAGGGCAGCAAtaagaggtcagaggtgaagggggaggaggaagtaCCTGGCCCTCCACTCAACCTCCGATCCTTCACATAAGCAACTGAGAGAACAGGGCAAGGGAGACAGAGCAAGATTAACACAACTCATATCCCATCACACAGAACAACTGCAGCTTCCACTGGAACAGATTTTTATACGGAATTCATTTAAGATCATCGACGCACAAACATACAAGCACAGACTCGTTTCCACCACAGAAACTAGGAACCTCTGCAGGAACTGTGTTCATATACACAAAGGTCGCAAAATGAAGCAAAATCTTTTTACCCCCTTAAAAATCTGAGGACGTCAGATTAGTCGATAACTCAAGTTCTCGTTGTGGCTCAGCTGCTGAATCTCTGCATTTCAGATGTTTTGAATAATCTCATCTATTTCCCATGAACAGCACGATCGAAGTCTCCTCACTATTGTGGATGTGGCGCTACATTTATAAATAGATTTTCCCTTTAATTCTCTAAACTGTGCCGTGTTTATCCGACTGAAtcttctaaataaaaataatagtcgaaacatccataaagtttttaccatcgTCTGCAGAATTGAGTATAAAATCACTGAATATCACTTTCTCGTAGTGTGCACACAATTCTCAGTAGGCATTGTTGTTCTATAGTGTTCTGCACTACCGCCCCCTGGTGGAAGTGAGTGAAACAGCACGTAGCCATACGTCAGTGGTCAAACTGTCTCCTCACCCCTGGTTTTTAGATCGTGTTGGAAATGCAGGCGAACCACAGTCTGCAGGGACATTTTAAAAGTTCCAGCTACTTCTGGTGGAAACCTGACgtaaaactctctctctctctctctctctctctctcgctctctctctctctctctctctcgctctctctctctctctctctcagacagttTGTAGATACTCACTGTAGCCCATTCCCTGCAGGAAATACTTGAAGGCTTCAGTCAGTTTTCCAGGCTGGAAAACAACaagtcacagtttttatttcactgatttTAGAGCTCGGATGATGCATTCACGGTCTGCCTGGATTGTTGGTTTGAATTGATTCTACGACAGCCTGTTGATGATGCCGTTTGTTGCTGTTTTACCTGAGTGAGCTGGGGGAGTCCTCCAGAATCAGCCATCTGCCACGACAGGAGAGAACAACCGTCAACAGTTACTGAAGAATTTACACCCTTTCTTTGTTGACCTCTGTTTTACTGGAAACACTTCTGAAATTGTTCTAACAAACAGAACTCGCTCATTTAAATGATATTTTACAAGTCGGctgtaaaataatgataattgaAGTAAACAATCCATACTATGACTATTATTGATTATGATTATAATTTATTGATTATGTGTTTTAtgagttttattgtttgtgaatAACTTGAGTCAAACTATTTGCTTTAGTAGAtaaactgtgttttattgttcttCTCCATTTGAATTGAGGCTTTTTACTTTCAACTACCTACTCGTGGAGCCTCAGCGTTGCCATAGAGACGAAATCCTCTACCAAGGCcacattttattaaaagtgCACTTGAAATAATTTTGCGTGCACACGAGAGACCATTTGTTTCCGTGTTGTGATAAATATGAGATTGGATCGATTGGATCTTGTGCCCACACGTCAATCAACTAATtagtttattgatttattatgcAAAGACAAATTATCATCTTGTTTACGGGCTAATTTTCAAAACCCATCcttaaaagtgaaacaaattcCGTCTCTTCAGTTAATTAAATTGTGCCTTTTGTGCAAAGTTGCAATTCAGGGTGTTTAACAGCCCAGATAAAATagaacaatagaataaaatgcaataatatagtaaaataatgagtaatgaaataaataataattaggCAGATTGGAAACTGTTTAAATTGCCTGATGTAATAAATTGATAGATCCTTTTTGTCTGTGGTTAATCACTTTCTGGTGATTTAGATTTAAgaagacaaaaaatgtaaatgttcctTTATGAGTCAAGAGACGTCTCATACTTCTGaagctttaaataaatgactttgtgtttttcatgtgattCTGTGTGAacgtgcagcagctgcaggtgaaaCCAGGACCAACCGTTACCTTCAGGAAGGTGGTGTTGGTCGGATCCAGTTTGGAGTTGCACTCGACcttgtaaaaaaagaacagaactaAATCAGCGAAACATAAACTAATATAGTGACAAGAAACCTGATGAAGTGTTGAAGTTAGAGATCATCAGGACGAAGAGGAGCTGAGGACGTTATTGTTTGAttatattagtgtgtgtgtgtgtgtgtgtgtgtgcgtgacccAGATACTGCAGTGAGCTGCAGAGATGAGTCACTGCTGCAGCCaaagagcacagacacacacacagacacacacacacacacacacacacacacacacacacacacacacacacacacacacacacacacactttgtttttctgctgtattcACATGCAAACATAAATAGAGCAAatgcatgtttctgtgttttctttcaaatattCTCATAACGACGGGATGCAGATGCAGATGCAGATGCAGATGCAGATGCATTGTCGGATAATAATTGAAAATCTCCTGCATGCGGCACAGGATATGTaaacacagtctgtgtgttCTGGTTTTAAATCTCTGAACGATGCCAGAAGACAcgacacagagcaaacacagcagCCTCAGCCGCTCGTAGCAGCGGATATGAAATATTAACACGACCTCCATCTGTCACATCCAATAAAACAACCTCTGTCAGCGTCCGTCGCTtcccatctctccatctctctctctttccgaGAGGTTTACAACAACACCTCTTCCTGCCCTCCCTCTGCACCCCCTTCCCATCCGTCCTGCGAACATGCAGAAGATTAACTGGTGCAGAAGCACAAATATCTGGACCACATTTCAAACTAACGCCGGAGACAGAACGTTCTGGCCTTTGGggaacagcaacacacacacagatggacacacacacacacacacacacacccacacacacacagatggagacCGAGcggaaacagacacacacacattgtctgtGACGGTGAACCAGGTCTCTGATGTTTCGGTCGTCACACCGAGCAGAGCGAGAGGACGAGTTCAGTGTTTGTCAGAGAGACGATCACCGCAAGGGAAGAGGGAGTGAATGAAAGGAGGAGGTAAAAGAGAAGGatcagcagggggcgctggtgaaacagagctgcagcctgaGGAGATGGGGAGAAAAGGGGAAGAAGGACTCACCACTCCTTCCTCAGCAGGAGCGTTGTCTCCTACGACCAGCATCGTGGGACACCTGCAGGAGAACAGCAGCCGTGTTTGATATTTAAACCAGTGGATGGAGGATAATATCATTTATGAGTTTTAGGGCTGAAGAAAATTAGGATCTGCTCGTCacgatgttgtgtttttattattatattgctTTTAACAAGGCATttggtttttaatgatttattttacacattgtCTTGAGGTAACTTGTTTTAATTCTTTTATAATTGCACTGcatgtattttctgtttctatgtATTTGAAGTACtttgtggatgtgtttttttgtaaagtACTATAAAGAAGAAGTGTATTGTTATAGGTCAAGACAAACTTTGTGAgacttgatttctcagagacttACTTCAGGGTCTTGGCGTTGAGCACCGTCCCGCTGCGATTCATCTCCAGGTCCCTACGACTGAAGACAGACATCATGAATGACAAGATaaagagcgtgtgtgtgtgtgtgtgtgtgtgtgtgtgtgtgtgtgtgtgtgtgtgtgtgtgtgtgtgtgtgtgtgtgtgtgtgtgtgtgtgtgtgtgtgtgtgtgtgtatctccaCCTGTTGTACATGTTCCAGAACAGCTGCAGGTTGAACAAGTTGACGGTGTTGTTGATCTGTTGTCGGTAGCTCTGCACCAGCTCTGTGTTGTTCATCAgctcctcctgcacacacacacacacgcacacacacacacacacacacacacacacacaatattgttTTCTAAAGTCTGTTTTAacctcaaaatgaaaaaaactaaactaaggACTTAAAAAACGTCCGTTTTCCCATTTTATTTGAGGGCCGTGAACGTACCTGACTGAAGAGATGTGGCAGCACAACATCTGGCAGCGTGCTGGTCAGACCTGACAGCTGAGGAGCAACAACAGAGGAGATTATTATGGTGAGGAATCAAAAGGAGCCTCTGGATCGGTGAGCCGGTGAAGTCGAGCACCTTGGTGGCGGCCCAGTCAATCCATCCTTTGCCATTGGGGTCGATGTTGAGCAGAACCAAACCCTCCACCAGGTCGGGGAAGATCAGCTGAGAGCAGAGAACACTGATTCAAGAGGATCCTTCCATTCAGAATATATCACATCtaaattatatttctttcttttagcaCGAGGCTCATTTAGAAGATGTGCGGTTGAATCTGAATCCGACTCACAGCGAACTTGGCCAGAACGTAAGCTCCGGCTCCAACTCCGATCCCAACGATGCTCTTGAATCTAAAAAGATCAATGATCTGTTagaggctgaattttaaaagtGAGGGAAAGTTACTGAATCTGTCAATTCATGCTCGAATAAATGTTCATCTGCTTCTCAGACAAATCACATCCTGTTCGCAagacacataaatatatatatatatacaatttataACGACTTAACGATaagttgtgtaaaataaaaagagaaagttgaatttaaaaacaaagagcacGAACCCAAAGTGCTGCACCACAGTCGGCAACATCCCGGCCAACTGGTCCATGGTGGGATACTGGTACCTGCGGAGAGACGGAGGATTTAAtgatcagaagaagaagaagaagaacagctTGGTGTCGTGTGACGTGAGGTTCAGGTTCCTTTACCCCTGTGGCAGCTGAGACGCTCCGACCTGCTGTCCCGGGGCGTCGACGTGACAGACCACAAAGTGCTTGGTGATCTCCTGCATGTCCTCGTTATTGAAGAAGGTGTTGAAGCACAGTTTGTCTGTcggagagcgagggaggagaggaaacgaGGGAGTCGGTCAGAGTAAATATGGATGAAAGGTTAAAACCCAGATTCGTTTAAAACAGCACAGA
This genomic interval from Paralichthys olivaceus isolate ysfri-2021 chromosome 7, ASM2471397v2, whole genome shotgun sequence contains the following:
- the ndrg4 gene encoding protein NDRG4 isoform X6; this encodes MAGMKEQQFTEEKPLLPEQRGADSDMESCEQLMPAGDWKEHDVETPYGMLHVVIRGAPKGNKPAILTYHDVGLNHKLCFNTFFNNEDMQEITKHFVVCHVDAPGQQVGASQLPQGYQYPTMDQLAGMLPTVVQHFGFKSIVGIGVGAGAYVLAKFALIFPDLVEGLVLLNIDPNGKGWIDWAATKLSGLTSTLPDVVLPHLFSQEELMNNTELVQSYRQQINNTVNLFNLQLFWNMYNSRRDLEMNRSGTVLNAKTLKCPTMLVVGDNAPAEEGVVECNSKLDPTNTTFLKMADSGGLPQLTQPGKLTEAFKYFLQGMGYIAYVKDRRLSGGPVPSASMTRLARSRTASLTSAGSMDGSRSRACTHSDSTEGVGTVTHTMEVSC
- the ndrg4 gene encoding protein NDRG4 isoform X4 is translated as MAGMKEQQFTEEKPLLPEQRGADSDMTQQDKGDEASGGLPCPASPTHLNHPSPPSRPAQRWHVIARHWLRQTRCRTSGVIPESCEQLMPAGDWKEHDVETPYGMLHVVIRGAPKGNKPAILTYHDVGLNHKLCFNTFFNNEDMQEITKHFVVCHVDAPGQQVGASQLPQGYQYPTMDQLAGMLPTVVQHFGFKSIVGIGVGAGAYVLAKFALIFPDLVEGLVLLNIDPNGKGWIDWAATKLSGLTSTLPDVVLPHLFSQEELMNNTELVQSYRQQINNTVNLFNLQLFWNMYNSRRDLEMNRSGTVLNAKTLKCPTMLVVGDNAPAEEGVVECNSKLDPTNTTFLKMADSGGLPQLTQPGKLTEAFKYFLQGMGYIAYVKDRRLSGGPVPSASMTRLARSRTASLTSAGSMDGSRSRACTHSDSTEGVGTVTHTMEVSC
- the ndrg4 gene encoding protein NDRG4 isoform X5; the protein is MCGVQQTEMGPGLIWNFPPKAGCTVPQSLLQTMLLTRMAGMKEQQFTEEKPLLPEQRGADSDMESCEQLMPAGDWKEHDVETPYGMLHVVIRGAPKGNKPAILTYHDVGLNHKLCFNTFFNNEDMQEITKHFVVCHVDAPGQQVGASQLPQGYQYPTMDQLAGMLPTVVQHFGFKSIVGIGVGAGAYVLAKFALIFPDLVEGLVLLNIDPNGKGWIDWAATKLSGLTSTLPDVVLPHLFSQEELMNNTELVQSYRQQINNTVNLFNLQLFWNMYNSRRDLEMNRSGTVLNAKTLKCPTMLVVGDNAPAEEGVVECNSKLDPTNTTFLKMADSGGLPQLTQPGKLTEAFKYFLQGMGYIAYVKDRRLSGGPVPSASMTRLARSRTASLTSAGSMDGSRSRACTHSDSTEGVGTVTHTMEVSC
- the ndrg4 gene encoding protein NDRG4 isoform X8 — translated: MPECWDGEHDVETPYGMLHVVIRGAPKGNKPAILTYHDVGLNHKLCFNTFFNNEDMQEITKHFVVCHVDAPGQQVGASQLPQGYQYPTMDQLAGMLPTVVQHFGFKSIVGIGVGAGAYVLAKFALIFPDLVEGLVLLNIDPNGKGWIDWAATKLSGLTSTLPDVVLPHLFSQEELMNNTELVQSYRQQINNTVNLFNLQLFWNMYNSRRDLEMNRSGTVLNAKTLKCPTMLVVGDNAPAEEGVVECNSKLDPTNTTFLKMADSGGLPQLTQPGKLTEAFKYFLQGMGYMPSASMTRLARSRTASLTSAGSMDGSRSRACTHSDSTEGVGTVTHTMEVSC
- the ndrg4 gene encoding protein NDRG4 isoform X3 gives rise to the protein MCGVQQTEMGPGLIWNFPPKAGCTVPQSLLQTMLLTRMAGMKEQQFTEEKPLLPEQRGADSDMTQQDKGDEASGGLPCPASPTHLNHPSPPSRPAQRWHVIARHWLRQTRCRTSGVIPESCEQLMPAGDWKEHDVETPYGMLHVVIRGAPKGNKPAILTYHDVGLNHKLCFNTFFNNEDMQEITKHFVVCHVDAPGQQVGASQLPQGYQYPTMDQLAGMLPTVVQHFGFKSIVGIGVGAGAYVLAKFALIFPDLVEGLVLLNIDPNGKGWIDWAATKLSGLTSTLPDVVLPHLFSQEELMNNTELVQSYRQQINNTVNLFNLQLFWNMYNSRRDLEMNRSGTVLNAKTLKCPTMLVVGDNAPAEEGVVECNSKLDPTNTTFLKMADSGGLPQLTQPGKLTEAFKYFLQGMGYMPSASMTRLARSRTASLTSAGSMDGSRSRACTHSDSTEGVGTVTHTMEVSC
- the ndrg4 gene encoding protein NDRG4 isoform X1 codes for the protein MCGVQQTEMGPGLIWNFPPKAGCTVPQSLLQTMLLTRMAGMKEQQFTEEKPLLPEQRGADSDMTQQDKGDEASGGLPCPASPTHLNHPSPPSRPAQRWHVIARHWLRQTRCRTSGVIPESCEQLMPAGDWKEHDVETPYGMLHVVIRGAPKGNKPAILTYHDVGLNHKLCFNTFFNNEDMQEITKHFVVCHVDAPGQQVGASQLPQGYQYPTMDQLAGMLPTVVQHFGFKSIVGIGVGAGAYVLAKFALIFPDLVEGLVLLNIDPNGKGWIDWAATKLSGLTSTLPDVVLPHLFSQEELMNNTELVQSYRQQINNTVNLFNLQLFWNMYNSRRDLEMNRSGTVLNAKTLKCPTMLVVGDNAPAEEGVVECNSKLDPTNTTFLKMADSGGLPQLTQPGKLTEAFKYFLQGMGYIAYVKDRRLSGGPVPSASMTRLARSRTASLTSAGSMDGSRSRACTHSDSTEGVGTVTHTMEVSC
- the ndrg4 gene encoding protein NDRG4 isoform X7 is translated as MPECWDGEHDVETPYGMLHVVIRGAPKGNKPAILTYHDVGLNHKLCFNTFFNNEDMQEITKHFVVCHVDAPGQQVGASQLPQGYQYPTMDQLAGMLPTVVQHFGFKSIVGIGVGAGAYVLAKFALIFPDLVEGLVLLNIDPNGKGWIDWAATKLSGLTSTLPDVVLPHLFSQEELMNNTELVQSYRQQINNTVNLFNLQLFWNMYNSRRDLEMNRSGTVLNAKTLKCPTMLVVGDNAPAEEGVVECNSKLDPTNTTFLKMADSGGLPQLTQPGKLTEAFKYFLQGMGYIAYVKDRRLSGGPVPSASMTRLARSRTASLTSAGSMDGSRSRACTHSDSTEGVGTVTHTMEVSC
- the ndrg4 gene encoding protein NDRG4 isoform X2; translation: MGPGLIWNFPPKAGCTVPQSLLQTMLLTRMAGMKEQQFTEEKPLLPEQRGADSDMTQQDKGDEASGGLPCPASPTHLNHPSPPSRPAQRWHVIARHWLRQTRCRTSGVIPESCEQLMPAGDWKEHDVETPYGMLHVVIRGAPKGNKPAILTYHDVGLNHKLCFNTFFNNEDMQEITKHFVVCHVDAPGQQVGASQLPQGYQYPTMDQLAGMLPTVVQHFGFKSIVGIGVGAGAYVLAKFALIFPDLVEGLVLLNIDPNGKGWIDWAATKLSGLTSTLPDVVLPHLFSQEELMNNTELVQSYRQQINNTVNLFNLQLFWNMYNSRRDLEMNRSGTVLNAKTLKCPTMLVVGDNAPAEEGVVECNSKLDPTNTTFLKMADSGGLPQLTQPGKLTEAFKYFLQGMGYIAYVKDRRLSGGPVPSASMTRLARSRTASLTSAGSMDGSRSRACTHSDSTEGVGTVTHTMEVSC